One region of Quercus lobata isolate SW786 chromosome 2, ValleyOak3.0 Primary Assembly, whole genome shotgun sequence genomic DNA includes:
- the LOC115969518 gene encoding chaperone protein ClpC2, chloroplastic-like, whose amino-acid sequence MEKLSRQPFKIDVLMKYGTDLTKMAEEGKLDPVIGRKYQLERVEQILLKRRKNNPCLVGDPGVGKTVIVEGLAQAIANATVPPKLQDKKVFAIDMGRLVAGASCRGEFEERITQLVDEVKQSVGSIILFIDEEHTLIGAGSGRGALDAANMLKPALARGELKCIGATTQDEYREYIEADSALKRRFQSVEVPEPSVDETIEILKLLCGKYETHHNVKYSEEALVAAARLSNQYISDRFLPDKAIDLIDEAGAQVQLQNLKVSNERRVLIESDIQQIVSLWTGIPIETVTPEESQRLMNMENALHNRIIGQHEAVEAVSRAVRRARAGIRDPMQPIASLMFTGPTGVGKTQLANALAVEYFGSKESMIRLDMSEYMESHTVSKLFGSPPGYIGYDEGGQLTEAVRLRPHSLILFDEIEKAHPLVLNVMLQILDDGRLTDNKGRKVDFKNAVIIMTSNIGGSLIMREHSLGFDQVKMEVAEELRDNFRPEFLNRIDEVVLFRQLSSSEIKKIADIMLKEVSERLIKAKKIKLKVNEKVREMLVREGYKPNYGARPLRRTIVRLLEDNLAEEILRGNIKEGDSVTIDLDDKGDIKIF is encoded by the exons ATGGAGAAGCTTTCGCGGCAGCCTTTCAAGATAGATGTTCTTATGAAATATGGAACAGATTTAACAAAGATGGCAGAAGAG GGAAAGTTGGATCCTGTAATAGGAAGGAAGTATCAGCTGGAGCGTGTGGAACAAATATTgttgaaaaggagaaagaataACCCATGCCTTGTTGGTGATCCAGGTGTTGGTAAAACTGTAATCGTAGAAGGCCTTGCCCAAGCCATAGCCAATGCCACAGTACCACCAAAACTTCAGGATAAGAAG GTCTTTGCCATTGACATGGGACGACTTGTGGCTGGTGCATCATGTCGTGGAGAATTTGAGGAAAGGATAACACAACTGGTTGATGAAGTCAAACAAAGTGTTGGGTCAATAATTCTATTCATTGATGAGGAGCACACTCTTATTGGAGCTGGTTCAGGAAGAGGAGCACTAGATGCTGCTAACATGTTAAAACCAGCTCTTGCAAGAGGCGAATTGAAG TGCATAGGAGCTACAACACAAGACGAATACAGAGAGTACATAGAGGCGGATTCAGCTTTGAAAAGGCGTTTTCAATCAGTAGAAGTACCCGAACCCTCAGTTGATGAGACAATCGAGATTCTCAAGCTTCTATGTGGGAAATATGAGACTCACCACAACGTGAAGTATTCTGAAGAGGCTTTAGTTGCTGCTGCTCGTTTGTCAAATCAGTATATCAG TGATCGTTTTCTGCCTGATAAAGCAATAGACTTGATTGATGAAGCTGGAGCCCAAGTTCAACTTCAAAATTTGAAGGTATCAAACGAAAGGAGGGTATTGATTGAGTCAGACATACAGCAAATTGTCTCTTTATGGACAGGTATTCCAATTGAGACAGTAACACCAGAAGAATCCCAGCGGCTTATGAATATGGAAAATGCTCTTCATAATCGCATTATAGGACAACATGAAGCAGTCGAAGCTGTAAGTCGTGCTGTCCGCCGAGCTCGTGCAGGAATTAGAGACCCCATGCAGCCTATAGCAAGCCTCATGTTCACTGGCCCAACAGGGGTTGGAAAGACACAGCTGGCCAATGCACTAGCTGTTGAATATTTTGGCTCAAAAGAATCAATGATTAGGCTTGACATGAGTGAATACATGGAGAGTCATACTGTTTCAAAGCTTTTTGGCTCTCCTCCTGGTTATATTGGATATGATGAGGGCGGTCAGCTTACAGAAGCTGTTCGTCTTCGACCCCACAGTTTGATCCTCTTTGATGAGATTGAGAAGGCTCATCCATTAGTCTTGAATGTGATGCTTCAGATATTGGATGATGGTAGGTTAACAGATAACAAAGGACGTAAAGTGGACTTCAAAAATGCAGTCATTATAATGACTTCAAATATTGGTGGTAGCTTGATTATGAGAGAACATTCTTTAGGCTTTGACCAAGTGAAAATGGAAGTGGCAGAAGAACTAAGGGACAATTTCAGGCCTGAGTTTTTGAATAGGATTGATGAAGTGGTTCTGTTTCGGCAACTATCCAGTTCCGAGATTAAGAAGATTGCGGATATAATGTTGAAAGAAGTAAGTGAAAGATTGATCAaggcaaagaaaataaagctcaagGTGAATGAGAAAGTGAGGGAGATGTTGGTAAGAGAAGGATACAAACCCAACTATGGAGCTAGACCATTGAGGAGGACCATTGTGAGGTTATTGGAGGACAACTTGGCTGAGGAAATATTAAGAGGAAACATAAAAGAGGGAGACAGCGTGACCATTGACCTGGATGACAAGGGtgacataaaaattttctag
- the LOC115976368 gene encoding uncharacterized protein LOC115976368: MGTTQSVQQVEESEEEEEEEEDDDDEEEDQHERHHNVEANRIREALDNNLVKKVLEQEPEMLPCHASASPLSPQLSSLGTPRLGPSIKVWDPYNVLAPPPPLPPPPPGVFSRSYSSNAIDDDRTVVEVFLINHGECELNLRPDFVSGRCPEAALTVAGKRQARALAVFLNSQRVRFNAVFSSPLNRARSMAVSVCQEMNFAEDQIQSSDALVEMSHGHWEGCLRSEIYTPETLSLIDRFQPDFSAPSGESLRQVEFRMVQFLNGTVLGMPEKLRSDFPSHHQNESQGFSHHNSHALTNSNHDRDGSSAPSAHWDLLNRHRQGLLRKKSGKSRLQYVTTGDHEAEDEISPQDANHQSSLKDLSSKTSSSGISSCIGVFTHSVPIKCLLTGLLGCSPIMSQKICIEDSSVTVLQHSWKAGWQIKRLNDTAHLRLL; the protein is encoded by the exons ATGGGCACCACCCAGTCCGTGCAACAAGTCGAAGAGagcgaagaagaagaagaagaagaagaagacgacgaCGACGAAGAAGAAGACCAACACGAGCGACATCACAATGTTGAAGCCAATAGAATACGAGAAGCACTGGACAACAATCTTGTCAAGAAGGTTCTAGAACAAGAACCCGAGATGCTCCCTTGCCACGCGTCCGCATCTCCGCTTTCTCCTCAACTGTCTTCCCTCGGGACGCCGCGTCTGGGCCCCTCCATCAAGGTATGGGACCCTTACAACGTTTTGGCACCGCCTCCGCCTctgccgccgccgccgccgggGGTTTTCTCCAGAAGCTACTCGTCCAATGCGATCGACGATGATCGGACGGTCGTGGAGGTGTTTTTGATTAACCACGGGGAGTGCGAGCTCAATCTGAGGCCTGATTTCGTCTCCGGACGGTGCCCCGAGGCGGCATTGACGGTTGCCGGGAAACGGCAAGCCAGGGCGTTGGCTGTGTTCTTGAATTCCCAACGGGTTAGGTTCAATGCTGTTTTTTCTTCGCCGTTGAATCGGGCCAGGTCAATGGCCGTTTCGGTCTGTCAG GAAATGAATTTTGCAGAGGACCAAATACAATCCTCAGATGCATTAGTGGAAATGAGTCATGGGCATTGGGAGGGCTGCCTCCGGTCAGAAATATACACACCTGAAACTCTCAGCCTCATTGACAGATTCCAGCCTGATTTCTCTGCACCATCTGGAGAATCACTTAGGCAAGTAGAATTCCGGATGGTTCAGTTTTTAAATGGGACAGTCCTTGGAATGCCTGAAAAGCTGAGATCAGATTTTCCCTCACACCATCAGAATGAGAGCCAAGGGTTTTCACACCACAACTCCCATGCTCTGACCAACTCTAATCATGATCGAGATGGGTCTTCTGCCCCGTCAGCCCACTGGGATTTGCTTAACAGGCACCGACAAGGGCTTTTGAGGAAGAAGTCTGGTAAGAGCAGGCTACAATATGTGACTACTGGGGATCATGAAGCTGAGGATGAGATATCCCCTCAGGATGCCAACCACCAAAGCTCCCTAAAAGATTTAAGTAGCAAGACCTCCTCATCTGGTATCTCCTCTTGTATTGGTGTTTTCACACATTCAGTGCCAATTAAGTGTCTCCTTACAGGTCTCCTTGGATGCAGCCCAATAATGTCACAAAAGATATGCATAGAAGATTCTTCAGTGACAGTGTTGCAGCATTCTTGGAAAGCAGGTTGGCAGATAAAAAGGTTGAATGATACTGCACACCTTAGGCTTCTTTAA